The Myxococcota bacterium DNA segment CCACCTCGATGCCCTTGTCGCGCGCGATGCGGATCACCGAGTCGCGCGTGATGCCTTCCAGCACCGACACCAGCGGGGGCGTCTTCAGCACGCCTCGGCGCACGATGAAGATGTTCTCGCCGCTGCACTCGGCGACCAGGCCCGACGTGTCGAGCATGACCGCCTCGTCGTAGCCCATGCGAGTCACTTCGCGCTTGGCCAGGATCGAGTTCACGTAGTCGCCGCAGGTCTTCGACTTGGTGAGCGACACGTTGGGGTGGTGGCGCGTGTAGGACGAGACCTTGGCGCGGATGCCGCGTTCCAGGCCCTCGTCGCCCAGATAGGCGCCCCACGGCCACACGATGATCGCGACCTGGGTCGGGTTGTCCTTGGGCAGGAGCCCCATCGCGCCCGCGCCCAGATACACGAGCGGGCGGATGTAGCCCTCGGCCATGCGGTTCGCGCGCAGCGTGTCGAGGATCGCGGCCTCGATCTCGGCGCG contains these protein-coding regions:
- a CDS encoding branched-chain amino acid transaminase, which gives rise to MPVEKTERVWHNGKLIAWDDANVHILTHTLHYGLGVFEGIRCYRADDGAGNVFRLKEHVERLFGSARIVEIGMTYKRAEIEAAILDTLRANRMAEGYIRPLVYLGAGAMGLLPKDNPTQVAIIVWPWGAYLGDEGLERGIRAKVSSYTRHHPNVSLTKSKTCGDYVNSILAKREVTRMGYDEAVMLDTSGLVAECSGENIFIVRRGVLKTPPLVSVLEGITRDSVIRIARDKGIEVVEQSITRDEVYTADEMFLTGTAAEITPVRELDDRTIGAGSRGPITKTIQSTFFDAVKGRDRKYESWLTRV